In Devosia sp. XK-2, one DNA window encodes the following:
- a CDS encoding carbohydrate ABC transporter permease translates to MTTRTRSGRALALDILNHGALTLVALLFLFPFFWMVSNAVRSNAEVLAIPVRLLPNVFEWDNFAKAWTQLPFGRFFLNSMIVSVSVTLITVVVSCLSGYAFARLKFPGRDALLMAYLGTLMVPAIMLIIPLFLIVNNMGMVNTFQGVILPVSFGTFGAFLMRQFFLSIPMELEEAARIDGASRLRILISIIVPLSMPAIGLLSLFTFIGQWNNFLWPLIVMTGSDNATLPVGLTYFQSQQGTQWNFIMAGAALSMLPGIILAILLQKLIYNSIALNAGMGGR, encoded by the coding sequence ATGACAACTAGAACCCGTTCCGGTCGCGCCCTGGCGCTCGATATTCTCAATCATGGCGCACTGACACTTGTGGCGCTGCTGTTCCTGTTTCCATTCTTCTGGATGGTGTCCAATGCCGTGCGCAGCAATGCCGAAGTGTTGGCCATTCCAGTTCGCCTGCTGCCCAATGTGTTCGAGTGGGACAATTTCGCCAAAGCCTGGACACAACTTCCGTTCGGGCGCTTCTTTCTCAACAGCATGATCGTTTCGGTCAGCGTTACCCTGATCACAGTGGTGGTCTCGTGCCTCTCCGGCTATGCCTTTGCCCGGCTGAAATTTCCGGGCCGTGACGCGCTGCTGATGGCCTATCTCGGCACATTGATGGTGCCGGCCATCATGCTGATCATTCCGCTTTTTCTGATCGTGAACAATATGGGCATGGTCAACACCTTCCAGGGCGTCATCCTGCCGGTCTCGTTTGGAACGTTCGGCGCTTTCCTGATGCGGCAGTTTTTCCTGTCCATCCCCATGGAGCTGGAAGAGGCGGCCCGCATCGACGGGGCCTCGCGCCTGCGGATTCTCATCAGCATCATCGTGCCGCTGTCCATGCCCGCCATCGGGCTGCTATCGCTCTTCACCTTTATCGGGCAGTGGAACAATTTCCTCTGGCCGCTGATCGTGATGACGGGATCGGACAATGCCACCCTGCCGGTGGGCCTGACCTATTTCCAGTCGCAGCAGGGCACGCAGTGGAACTTCATCATGGCGGGCGCCGCACTCTCGATGCTGCCCGGCATCATCCTGGCCATCCTGCTGCAGAAGCTGATCTACAACTCCATTGCGCTCAACGCCGGCATGGGCGGCCGCTGA
- a CDS encoding sugar ABC transporter permease — MTAIEDTAAPAPLIRSRHRSRLDRREGRAAFFFLLPGLIGMVLFLIVPIIASVVLSFTNWKLLGTPEFVGISNYVRLFTADPQFWPVVRNTLFFTAEYLVLNIVISLGLAVWISSLKMGQRWFRVIFFLPTFTPGIAVAIVWMLIFSPGGFFDYVMGALSVQVPSMLTDQTLAMQAVIIVSIWAGVGYNTVLFNAALDMVPQSYLEAARIDGATAWDRFWKIRLPLISPTLFFGTVMTAITSLQVFDQIYVMTRGGPGNATSTLGYAIYQRGFQNFQMGYASTIAWVMFAMIMALTAVQFWLQRKWVHYDN; from the coding sequence ATGACGGCCATAGAGGACACTGCGGCGCCCGCGCCGCTCATACGATCCCGGCACAGAAGCCGGCTTGACCGGCGGGAAGGGCGCGCGGCGTTCTTCTTCCTGCTGCCCGGCCTTATCGGCATGGTGCTCTTCCTGATCGTACCGATCATCGCTTCGGTCGTTCTGAGCTTCACCAATTGGAAGCTGCTGGGCACGCCCGAATTCGTGGGCATCTCCAATTATGTCCGGCTCTTTACCGCCGACCCGCAATTCTGGCCGGTCGTGCGCAACACGCTGTTCTTCACCGCCGAATATCTGGTGCTGAACATCGTGATCTCACTGGGGCTGGCTGTGTGGATATCCAGCCTCAAGATGGGACAGCGATGGTTCAGGGTGATCTTCTTCCTCCCGACCTTCACCCCGGGCATCGCTGTCGCCATCGTCTGGATGCTCATCTTCTCGCCGGGCGGGTTCTTCGATTATGTGATGGGTGCGCTTTCGGTGCAGGTGCCCTCCATGCTGACCGACCAGACCCTGGCCATGCAGGCGGTCATCATCGTCTCGATCTGGGCCGGCGTGGGCTACAATACCGTGCTGTTCAACGCCGCCCTCGACATGGTGCCGCAAAGCTATCTCGAAGCGGCCCGCATCGATGGCGCGACCGCTTGGGACCGGTTCTGGAAAATCCGCCTGCCGCTGATCTCTCCCACCCTGTTCTTCGGCACGGTGATGACGGCGATCACATCGCTGCAGGTCTTCGACCAGATCTATGTGATGACGCGCGGCGGCCCCGGCAATGCCACCTCCACGCTCGGCTACGCTATCTATCAGCGTGGCTTCCAGAATTTCCAGATGGGTTACGCCTCGACCATCGCCTGGGTGATGTTCGCCATGATCATGGCACTGACGGCGGTGCAGTTCTGGCTCCAGCGCAAATGGGTGCATTATGACAACTAG
- a CDS encoding sugar ABC transporter substrate-binding protein, translating to MKFNLLLAAGLLAGSSLISASQAQDQINLTWQMWGDENDTALWQSLADLVTEEYPNITVTPQISGWTDYWTRLPVLASSGQIADLVAMQSMRMPSFYSVLEPLDPYFESDGFDTSVFESSIIAGLGHDGTQYALPYDVGPWMVYYNRDKFAEAGLGDPALDWTFDDFKAAANALTEGENYGYAVQAFDFVAGPVALGAEYFDDGNNFAVTNPGYSEAVGKFVDLVAVDHASPVFASGTGAITGSGRFASGNAAMYIDGPWVLLNTKDSVDFEIGVAPLPRGEGESRFITAGSGWGISATSQNKEAAYKALQVLTGPKAAEILASAGRALPGRLAEQSYWYDVAAQDVHRTHEVLAYMFDHSTPFRLNEYWNEFENLITQYMPLALNGDSTTDAVLTDIQNQLPF from the coding sequence GTGAAGTTCAATCTTTTGCTCGCCGCTGGCCTTTTGGCCGGCAGTTCGCTGATATCTGCCAGCCAGGCTCAGGACCAGATCAATCTGACCTGGCAGATGTGGGGCGATGAGAACGATACCGCCCTGTGGCAAAGTCTGGCGGACCTGGTGACCGAGGAATATCCCAATATCACCGTCACTCCGCAGATCTCGGGCTGGACCGACTATTGGACCCGCCTGCCGGTGCTAGCCTCGTCAGGCCAGATTGCCGACCTGGTCGCCATGCAGTCCATGCGTATGCCCAGCTTCTATTCGGTTCTGGAGCCTCTCGACCCCTATTTCGAAAGCGACGGCTTCGACACGTCGGTTTTTGAATCCTCAATTATCGCCGGTCTTGGGCATGACGGCACGCAATATGCCCTGCCCTACGATGTGGGCCCCTGGATGGTCTACTATAATCGCGACAAATTTGCCGAGGCCGGTCTGGGCGATCCGGCGCTTGACTGGACATTCGACGACTTCAAGGCCGCCGCCAACGCGCTCACCGAGGGTGAGAACTACGGCTATGCCGTTCAGGCCTTCGACTTCGTGGCCGGTCCGGTGGCCCTGGGCGCCGAATATTTCGATGACGGCAACAATTTCGCCGTGACCAATCCGGGCTATTCCGAAGCCGTCGGTAAATTCGTCGACCTCGTCGCGGTCGATCATGCCTCCCCGGTCTTTGCCTCGGGCACCGGTGCCATTACCGGCAGCGGCCGTTTCGCTTCGGGCAACGCGGCCATGTATATCGATGGGCCCTGGGTGCTGCTCAACACCAAGGACAGCGTGGATTTCGAAATCGGCGTGGCGCCGCTGCCGCGCGGTGAAGGCGAGTCCCGCTTCATTACCGCCGGTTCGGGGTGGGGCATTTCGGCCACCAGCCAGAACAAGGAAGCGGCCTATAAGGCCCTGCAGGTCCTGACCGGCCCGAAAGCGGCCGAAATCCTGGCTTCAGCGGGCCGAGCGCTGCCGGGCCGTCTGGCAGAACAATCCTATTGGTATGATGTGGCGGCGCAGGACGTGCACAGGACACACGAAGTCCTGGCCTATATGTTCGACCACTCCACCCCGTTCCGCCTCAACGAATATTGGAACGAGTTCGAGAACCTGATCACCCAGTATATGCCGCTGGCGCTCAACGGCGACTCCACCACCGATGCGGTGCTGACCGATATCCAGAACCAGTTGCCATTCTAA
- a CDS encoding DUF4037 domain-containing protein, protein MSQEAELIAAMTPLIADLAENGRGAVALAGSRGKGRADAQSDYDFRVYAHDYRAPDIRHTEQWNRFEAARLDWEAKGIRMDGVWMRSYAGVHRDLAAWVDGTPVPKEFEWTIWGYQLPTDLFNQQIIYDPEGQLADWRAQLATYPERLRTALLRHYREILAYWAGDYHFASKVVRRDLVFLVGLTGKLANAILQVVFALNRVYYPGDGWNLPMAAELPLVPKDFISRMEAIVSPGQDPGAWSRQRQNIIAMVMDLEALIVAVDGQNYQTGPTEGRTISTKQISHHAAEEKLP, encoded by the coding sequence ATGAGCCAGGAAGCCGAATTGATAGCCGCGATGACCCCGCTCATTGCGGACCTGGCCGAGAACGGCAGGGGCGCTGTCGCCCTTGCCGGCTCGCGGGGCAAGGGGCGGGCCGATGCGCAATCGGATTACGACTTCCGAGTCTATGCCCACGACTATCGGGCGCCGGACATCAGACACACCGAGCAATGGAACCGGTTCGAAGCGGCGCGGCTGGACTGGGAGGCAAAGGGCATTCGCATGGATGGCGTCTGGATGCGCTCCTATGCGGGTGTGCATCGCGACCTCGCCGCCTGGGTCGATGGCACGCCAGTGCCCAAGGAATTCGAATGGACGATCTGGGGGTATCAACTCCCCACGGACCTGTTCAACCAACAGATCATCTATGATCCGGAAGGGCAGCTTGCCGATTGGCGGGCGCAATTGGCCACCTATCCCGAACGATTGCGCACCGCCCTGTTGCGCCATTATCGCGAAATCCTGGCCTATTGGGCCGGTGACTATCATTTTGCCAGCAAAGTCGTGCGGCGGGACCTCGTGTTCCTGGTCGGCCTGACCGGCAAGCTCGCCAATGCCATTCTGCAGGTCGTTTTTGCGCTCAACCGCGTCTACTACCCCGGCGACGGGTGGAACCTGCCCATGGCGGCCGAACTGCCCCTTGTTCCCAAGGATTTCATATCGCGGATGGAGGCCATTGTGTCGCCGGGGCAAGACCCAGGCGCCTGGAGCCGCCAACGCCAGAACATCATCGCCATGGTCATGGACCTGGAGGCGCTGATCGTGGCCGTCGATGGCCAGAACTACCAAACCGGTCCCACAGAAGGCCGGACCATATCAACCAAACAGATTTCACATCACGCCGCTGAGGAGAAACTGCCGTGA
- a CDS encoding alpha-L-fucosidase, with amino-acid sequence MTIGGGMDASEGKAWFTQDRFGMFIHFGLYALAARHEWVQHREEISPADYRKYFENFDPDLYDPREWARRAREAGMKYVVLTAKHHEGFCLWDSKHTDYKATNTPYGKDLLKAYVEAYRAEGLKVGFYYSLIDWHHPEFPIDGIHPLRNHPDALEMNKSRDVRKYAEYMRNQVTELLTDFGEISVIWFDFSYPKRDYRGMPGKGRNDWESEELVGLVRKLQPNIIVGDRLDLPTDGNFPKDLATPEQYTPRVAPTVNGKPVRWEVCHTFSGSWGYHRDETTWKDAAQLINILVDTVSLGGNLLMNVGPTARGTFDARANKALETYGEWMRLNSRSIYGAGPSEYVAPTGCKFTQRGNRLYLHIQTWPFRHIHIEGLGRKVKYAQFLHDASEVHWLDPDADVDSNIGVAVGNGMLTLELPVLKPDVVSPVVELILKD; translated from the coding sequence ATGACAATTGGCGGTGGCATGGATGCGAGCGAAGGCAAGGCTTGGTTCACTCAGGACCGGTTCGGGATGTTTATCCATTTTGGGCTCTATGCCCTGGCCGCACGACATGAGTGGGTGCAGCATCGCGAGGAAATTTCGCCGGCTGATTATCGGAAATACTTCGAGAATTTCGACCCGGACCTATACGATCCGCGCGAATGGGCGCGCCGGGCACGCGAAGCGGGCATGAAATATGTGGTGCTGACGGCCAAGCATCATGAAGGCTTTTGCCTCTGGGACAGCAAGCATACTGACTACAAGGCCACCAATACGCCATACGGCAAGGATCTGCTGAAGGCCTATGTGGAAGCGTATCGCGCGGAGGGCCTCAAGGTCGGGTTCTATTATTCCCTCATCGACTGGCACCATCCCGAATTTCCGATAGACGGCATCCATCCGCTGCGTAATCACCCCGATGCGCTGGAGATGAACAAGAGCCGCGATGTGCGCAAATATGCCGAATATATGCGCAACCAGGTCACCGAACTGCTGACCGATTTCGGTGAAATCTCGGTGATCTGGTTCGACTTCTCCTACCCCAAGCGCGACTATCGCGGCATGCCCGGCAAGGGGCGCAATGATTGGGAAAGCGAGGAGCTGGTCGGGCTGGTGCGCAAGCTGCAACCCAATATCATCGTTGGGGACCGGCTCGATCTGCCGACCGATGGCAATTTCCCCAAGGATCTGGCGACGCCCGAGCAATATACGCCGCGCGTGGCGCCAACGGTGAACGGCAAGCCCGTGCGTTGGGAGGTGTGTCACACCTTCTCCGGCTCGTGGGGCTATCACCGTGACGAGACCACGTGGAAGGATGCGGCCCAGCTGATCAACATTCTCGTGGATACCGTATCTCTGGGCGGCAATCTGCTGATGAATGTGGGGCCGACAGCTCGCGGAACCTTCGACGCACGCGCCAATAAGGCTCTTGAAACATATGGCGAATGGATGCGGCTCAACAGCCGGTCCATCTACGGGGCCGGCCCGTCCGAATACGTGGCGCCGACAGGCTGCAAGTTCACCCAGAGGGGCAATCGGCTCTATCTTCACATCCAGACTTGGCCGTTCCGCCATATTCATATCGAGGGGCTCGGGCGCAAGGTCAAATATGCCCAGTTCCTACACGATGCCAGCGAGGTTCACTGGCTCGATCCGGATGCGGACGTGGACTCCAACATTGGCGTTGCCGTGGGCAATGGCATGCTGACCCTGGAACTGCCGGTGCTCAAACCCGACGTGGTGTCGCCCGTGGTCGAACTGATCCTTAAGGACTGA
- a CDS encoding LacI family DNA-binding transcriptional regulator, with protein sequence MANIRDVAKLAQVSVSTVSLAFSNPSRVSAGTLEKIRAAATAVGYVADPLAQSLARGRSRMIGFVVGNVGNPFFGDIRRELENYALEHDHFVLVTDSSGKTERERALLEHLIGLKVAGLALAPSSFGQDYVDFIQSIKVPMVCFDQKVAGIERDFVGSDNYLAGAMLTEHLLQLGHRKIAFIAGPKHMHTASERHRGFVETMASAGVEVNPNFVVDGQFTRTAGYEAAMRLLIQPERPTAILGANNAVALAALQALQELGFSCPDDISLAMIDNVQWSSVITPRITMVVQDTLQLGNTIARRLLHRITDPDAGAEPAQNFVFAPKFVPGTSCRRL encoded by the coding sequence ATGGCCAACATCAGGGACGTCGCCAAACTAGCCCAAGTATCTGTTTCGACAGTGTCTTTGGCCTTCAGCAATCCGAGCCGGGTCAGCGCCGGAACGCTGGAGAAAATTCGTGCCGCCGCGACAGCCGTGGGCTATGTCGCCGACCCGCTGGCGCAGAGCCTGGCGCGCGGCCGCAGCCGCATGATCGGCTTCGTGGTTGGCAATGTGGGTAATCCCTTTTTCGGCGACATTCGTCGCGAGCTGGAAAACTATGCGCTTGAGCACGATCATTTCGTGCTGGTCACCGACTCATCGGGCAAGACTGAGCGTGAACGGGCATTGCTCGAGCATCTGATCGGTCTCAAGGTCGCGGGGCTGGCTCTGGCGCCCTCCAGTTTCGGGCAGGACTATGTGGACTTCATCCAGTCCATCAAAGTGCCCATGGTCTGCTTCGACCAGAAGGTGGCGGGCATCGAGCGGGACTTTGTGGGTTCGGACAACTACTTGGCCGGCGCCATGCTGACCGAGCATCTGCTGCAACTGGGGCATCGCAAGATCGCCTTTATCGCCGGACCCAAGCATATGCACACGGCCAGCGAGCGTCATCGCGGCTTCGTGGAAACCATGGCCAGCGCCGGGGTCGAGGTGAATCCCAATTTCGTCGTCGATGGGCAATTCACCCGGACCGCCGGCTATGAAGCGGCCATGCGGCTCTTAATTCAGCCAGAGCGACCCACGGCAATATTGGGTGCCAATAATGCAGTGGCGCTGGCGGCCCTGCAGGCCCTGCAGGAGCTGGGCTTTTCCTGTCCTGACGACATCTCGCTCGCCATGATCGACAATGTACAGTGGAGTTCGGTGATCACGCCACGCATCACCATGGTCGTGCAAGATACGCTGCAATTGGGCAATACTATTGCTCGCCGCCTGTTGCACCGCATCACCGATCCCGATGCAGGCGCCGAGCCGGCGCAGAACTTTGTGTTTGCGCCAAAATTCGTGCCGGGCACCTCCTGCCGCCGCTTGTAG
- a CDS encoding HAD family hydrolase, whose amino-acid sequence MQSIAQVTDTSPASSSAAQLALARDLAPVILFSDNEPFLPSRVGVSVLDAPGPSPSTGLDIAFESGVHRIIEYAIWWDWDVQHLYELEHIWLMLDAADRIVAVEASSHGGKFAMTGSDGGLPLVDGRITLISTPGKHAFTATVAGQDKAREQTELCCGELAGRGGVLINDMFRTAIGPVTAEDHRAVKRYLQARPFAPVFRFGQAVDLAELDVCTWPELASWIPGRVRDVLAQVRAEQPLLKAVLLDSGDTLVDEGSEVLDADGYVTGAELIPGALEMVEALAAEGYRLALVADGHVRSFETVLGGHGIYPHFEVKVISETERCQKPDRRMFEKALRGLGLEATDAGAVVMVGNHLERDIGGANRLGIVSIWQSWSHRRSRVPASADEVPRFTIRSPGELPGLLAEIERQMARNGHNPGLT is encoded by the coding sequence ATGCAATCCATTGCCCAGGTCACGGACACGTCGCCTGCCTCCAGTTCTGCCGCCCAGCTTGCCTTGGCCCGAGATTTGGCGCCGGTCATTCTGTTTTCGGACAATGAGCCGTTCCTGCCCAGCAGGGTGGGGGTTAGCGTGCTGGACGCTCCGGGGCCGTCGCCCTCGACCGGGCTGGATATCGCTTTCGAGTCAGGTGTTCATCGCATTATCGAATACGCCATCTGGTGGGATTGGGACGTGCAGCACCTCTACGAGCTGGAGCATATCTGGCTCATGCTGGACGCCGCCGACCGGATCGTCGCGGTTGAGGCAAGCTCTCATGGCGGGAAATTCGCCATGACCGGCTCCGATGGCGGTCTGCCGCTGGTCGATGGTCGCATCACACTGATATCGACCCCGGGCAAGCATGCCTTCACGGCCACGGTGGCCGGGCAGGACAAAGCCCGCGAGCAGACCGAACTCTGCTGCGGCGAACTGGCCGGCCGTGGCGGTGTGCTGATCAATGACATGTTCCGCACCGCCATTGGACCGGTCACGGCCGAGGACCATCGCGCAGTCAAACGCTATCTTCAGGCGCGGCCCTTCGCGCCGGTCTTCCGTTTCGGTCAGGCCGTCGATCTGGCCGAGCTGGACGTTTGCACTTGGCCGGAACTGGCGAGTTGGATACCCGGCCGCGTCCGCGACGTGCTCGCCCAAGTGCGGGCCGAGCAACCCCTGCTCAAGGCGGTGCTGCTCGACAGCGGCGACACCCTGGTTGATGAAGGCAGCGAAGTGTTGGACGCAGACGGTTATGTGACCGGGGCCGAGCTCATTCCCGGCGCCCTGGAAATGGTCGAGGCGCTGGCCGCGGAAGGTTATCGCCTCGCCCTGGTGGCCGATGGCCATGTCCGCAGCTTCGAGACCGTGCTGGGAGGGCATGGCATCTATCCCCATTTCGAAGTCAAGGTGATTTCGGAGACCGAACGGTGCCAGAAACCGGATCGACGCATGTTCGAAAAGGCATTGCGGGGTCTTGGCCTGGAGGCCACGGATGCTGGCGCCGTGGTAATGGTCGGCAATCATCTCGAGCGCGATATCGGCGGCGCCAATCGCCTGGGCATCGTGTCTATCTGGCAGAGCTGGTCGCATCGACGCAGCCGTGTGCCCGCCAGCGCCGACGAGGTGCCCCGCTTCACCATCCGCAGCCCCGGCGAACTGCCTGGCCTCCTGGCAGAAATCGAACGCCAAATGGCCAGAAACGGACATAATCCGGGTCTCACCTGA
- a CDS encoding epoxide hydrolase family protein, producing the protein MKRRHFNAIAASTVLGSLLGLPAFSQENPMSNLKPHRLSIPTEDTVLLRDRLAQARWPVEVGPESWERGIPGGYLRQLAERWARLDWAEHEERINRFEQVLFTHEGQDIHAFHIRSPEPGAMPLVLLHGWPSSSLEYLKILGPLANPTAHGGKASDAFHIIAPTIPGFGLSPAPTTPGWNMARVAGGVLALVSALGYERFAIHGTDMGAGIAGELDALSAGRAIGVHTGTDSDTAVAVASFMKDVTLARPDLSEEQKAILNERFAGMADRNGYLAIQSSRPKTLGYGLNDSPIGQLAWIAEKFAAWTDPGKALIEDAVDIDQFLAIASTYWFGGGGAGSANAIWESFRAMGWGAQTATPKGVIAFHADDLTRPLIDPMQALSHWTEYADGGHFPAMEHPDRLVGDLRLFFGTLRA; encoded by the coding sequence ATGAAGCGACGCCATTTCAATGCCATCGCCGCATCAACCGTGCTGGGCAGCCTTCTGGGCCTGCCGGCATTCTCACAGGAGAACCCCATGTCCAATCTCAAGCCCCACCGTCTGTCTATACCGACCGAGGACACCGTCTTGCTCCGTGACCGCCTCGCCCAGGCCCGCTGGCCCGTTGAGGTGGGGCCGGAAAGCTGGGAGCGCGGTATTCCCGGCGGCTATCTCCGCCAGCTCGCAGAACGCTGGGCCCGGCTCGATTGGGCGGAGCATGAAGAGCGGATCAATCGGTTCGAGCAGGTGCTGTTTACCCATGAGGGGCAAGACATTCATGCCTTCCACATTCGCTCGCCCGAACCCGGAGCCATGCCGCTGGTTCTGCTTCACGGTTGGCCCAGCTCCAGCCTGGAATATCTCAAGATTCTCGGGCCGCTGGCTAATCCGACCGCCCATGGCGGCAAGGCCAGTGATGCCTTCCACATCATAGCCCCGACAATTCCGGGATTTGGCCTGTCACCGGCCCCGACGACGCCCGGATGGAATATGGCCAGGGTCGCCGGCGGCGTATTGGCCTTGGTTTCGGCGCTTGGCTACGAGCGTTTCGCCATCCACGGCACCGATATGGGCGCCGGCATAGCGGGCGAACTCGATGCTCTCTCGGCCGGTCGCGCCATTGGTGTCCATACCGGCACCGATAGCGATACCGCCGTAGCCGTCGCGTCCTTCATGAAGGACGTCACCCTGGCCCGCCCGGACCTCTCGGAGGAACAGAAGGCCATTCTGAACGAACGCTTCGCCGGAATGGCGGACAGGAACGGCTATCTCGCCATCCAATCGTCGCGGCCCAAGACGCTTGGCTATGGCCTTAACGACTCTCCCATCGGGCAATTGGCTTGGATCGCCGAGAAATTTGCCGCCTGGACCGATCCCGGCAAGGCCCTGATCGAGGACGCTGTCGATATCGACCAGTTCCTGGCGATCGCCTCGACCTATTGGTTTGGGGGCGGCGGCGCCGGTTCGGCTAACGCGATCTGGGAAAGTTTCCGGGCCATGGGCTGGGGCGCGCAGACCGCAACGCCAAAAGGTGTCATTGCCTTTCATGCCGACGATCTCACGCGCCCGCTGATCGACCCGATGCAAGCGCTGTCGCACTGGACCGAATATGCAGATGGTGGCCATTTCCCGGCAATGGAGCATCCCGATCGGCTGGTTGGTGACCTGCGCTTGTTTTTCGGCACGCTTCGCGCCTAA
- a CDS encoding winged helix DNA-binding domain-containing protein: MTMDLALIRCHTQRLAGAPFASVLEAVQWFGAVQAQDFGGALWAIGQRSADLTASQVHQAVADRQIVRTWPLRGTIHFVPAADVRWMLALTGARQNERSWSVLRSMGLDLAILEAGRKVLETALRDHALTRPEIYAHFESQGIVTEKGAGLHILGYWAQAGLICFGPHRGKQPTFVLLDDWLAGVDSRSLDREGSLKMLALRYFQSHGPATDRDFAWWSGLTLTMAREAMALVGERLRKSVSGDMTLWSLDMAPPDRPAPNGLLHLLSPFDELLVAYKDRAAYDRVPGAPDEAITFFRPSVLLNGRLVGSWQKTLGTKSGRVDLHFVGDPEVVASELVQAQLARLSHFWEQPIGQNQ; encoded by the coding sequence ATGACCATGGACCTTGCCCTTATCCGCTGCCACACCCAGCGCCTCGCCGGAGCGCCCTTTGCTTCCGTACTCGAGGCGGTTCAATGGTTCGGTGCCGTCCAGGCGCAGGATTTTGGTGGTGCACTCTGGGCTATCGGGCAGAGGTCCGCGGACCTGACCGCTAGCCAGGTCCACCAGGCCGTGGCCGACCGGCAGATCGTGCGGACCTGGCCCTTGCGCGGGACGATCCACTTCGTCCCGGCGGCGGATGTGCGCTGGATGCTGGCGCTGACGGGCGCTCGCCAGAACGAGCGCTCCTGGTCGGTCTTGCGCAGCATGGGGCTCGATTTGGCGATCCTGGAGGCCGGTCGCAAAGTGCTTGAAACGGCCCTGCGCGACCATGCACTGACCCGGCCCGAAATCTACGCCCACTTCGAAAGCCAGGGGATTGTCACCGAAAAAGGCGCCGGCCTGCACATTCTTGGCTATTGGGCGCAGGCGGGGTTGATCTGCTTCGGACCGCATCGGGGCAAGCAGCCGACCTTTGTGCTGCTCGATGATTGGCTTGCCGGTGTCGATAGCCGGTCTCTTGATCGTGAAGGCTCGCTGAAAATGCTGGCCCTGCGCTATTTCCAGAGCCACGGGCCGGCGACTGATCGGGATTTTGCCTGGTGGTCCGGCCTAACCCTGACAATGGCGCGCGAGGCGATGGCGTTGGTGGGCGAACGACTTCGGAAAAGTGTCTCGGGCGACATGACCCTGTGGTCGCTGGACATGGCGCCGCCAGACCGGCCTGCTCCAAATGGCCTGCTGCACCTGCTTTCGCCCTTCGACGAACTGCTGGTCGCCTATAAGGACCGTGCCGCCTATGATCGCGTTCCTGGCGCGCCGGACGAGGCGATCACCTTCTTCAGACCAAGCGTCCTCCTCAATGGCCGTCTCGTCGGCTCCTGGCAAAAGACGCTGGGTACAAAATCGGGGCGGGTCGATCTGCACTTTGTTGGCGATCCTGAGGTGGTCGCGTCTGAACTGGTCCAGGCGCAATTGGCGCGCCTCTCGCATTTCTGGGAACAACCGATCGGTCAGAACCAATAG
- a CDS encoding helix-turn-helix domain-containing protein translates to MVQKHTRRASSHPWIDTVWQTVSLEDGIYRATPDGSWDLILSYGPDGQPSLWLTGQSTEPVDVPYRGGSHAIVISFAAHVFLVHEKQVLTGATVRFLPVEGDHFTLDGVELPLPTFLEAEQLVDQMIAAGLLQSNDVVARAFSENPRAASRRTVQQHFKKTTGITQKDFELIRRAQEAVRLLKAGASAAAVAVELGYTDQPHMIKSIKKIMGHLPSNLDPVHKI, encoded by the coding sequence ATGGTCCAGAAGCACACCCGCCGCGCGTCGTCCCATCCCTGGATCGACACGGTCTGGCAAACCGTATCGCTCGAAGATGGGATCTATCGAGCCACACCGGATGGATCCTGGGACCTGATCCTGAGCTACGGTCCGGACGGACAGCCAAGCCTGTGGCTTACCGGGCAATCGACAGAACCAGTCGACGTCCCCTATCGGGGCGGGTCGCATGCCATCGTTATCTCCTTTGCCGCCCATGTATTTCTGGTGCACGAAAAGCAGGTTCTGACCGGCGCGACGGTGCGATTCCTACCCGTAGAAGGGGACCATTTCACGCTCGATGGCGTCGAACTGCCGCTCCCAACATTTCTCGAGGCAGAGCAGCTTGTCGACCAGATGATCGCTGCCGGCCTATTGCAGTCCAATGACGTGGTCGCGCGGGCTTTCAGCGAAAATCCGAGGGCGGCCTCCAGGCGGACGGTGCAACAGCATTTCAAGAAGACGACCGGGATCACCCAGAAGGATTTCGAGCTCATCCGCCGGGCGCAGGAAGCGGTGCGCCTGCTAAAGGCGGGTGCGAGCGCGGCGGCGGTGGCCGTTGAGCTGGGCTATACCGATCAGCCGCACATGATCAAATCTATCAAGAAGATCATGGGTCATCTCCCGTCCAACCTGGACCCGGTACACAAAATCTGA